The Vanessa tameamea isolate UH-Manoa-2023 chromosome 2, ilVanTame1 primary haplotype, whole genome shotgun sequence genome has a segment encoding these proteins:
- the Topors gene encoding E3 ubiquitin-protein ligase Topors, with amino-acid sequence MDTLSPAQDDSSGANPSSVKSDDSSPQHESGRSSPPPKCAICLGTCRNKSFTDSCLHQFCFKCLLTWSKVKAECPLCKQNFRSIIHNVRSNHQYEEYMVEQRQTDEIADRIEIDNITTATRRFRYRTTLTLPRRETIAIQQLLLHYPMMADVFPPPAHRRRSPASFRRTVYRYNLWARPLPDFTGRFRDCSPEFYRYNDSQMHRLVPWLNRELHYLLNENIGHISYVIARILELLPQYHINSSEFRETLQRYFGDRTEHFLHELYCFASTPYDMTGYDRNVQYTTDTRVSTMVNEVISSSESEASADSDIVMISSSEPADPPPGPSRAPAPARVPAPVYPQNYIPEPTADNVIPIETISQSDTDDDSSEVMVVGYIKPPQDRTPEVVDLLGSDSDVIVQENAPAEPPGDTTDGRPTPLVKLTLKRQVPDSDSDSAYTPSPSPPRPRRRLGSAHSASTADTRRTTPSRDDRSSVTSYASTSSSPASSSSTNPSSDSDCSRTENKRKKSRRRIEYTERNRRKQKKLSHRRTKKSPNTPAGREKRSKRKSHSGKGVKSTKKSSEAVPATACEEPPLPNLDQPGTSGTSRNNKRKLENNVNRRRLSRESKRLRSVVNVINSQKNSGESSCSSKCSSTNRSYNTNNFTLESEAKPDDTDRSTGSSARGMVTDYSDSEDDLPLNLSIANAFSSL; translated from the exons ATGGATACACTGTCACCAGCTCAAGATGACAGTTCGGGGGCCAATCCAAGTAGCGTTAAGAGTGACGATAGTAGTCCCCAACATGAGAGCGGTAGAAGTTCACCACCACCAAAGTGTGCAATATGCCTCGGAACATGTCGCAACAAGTCATTTACTGATTCTTGTCTCCATCAGTTTTGCTTCAAATGCTTACTCACCTGGAGTAAA GTTAAAGCAGAGTGTCCCCTGTGTAAGCAAAATTTCAGATCAATTATTCACAATGTCCGATCAAACCATCAGTATGAGGAATATATGGTGGAACAAAGGCAGACTGATGAAATCGCTGATAGAATTGAAATTGACAATATCACAACAGCTACCAGACGATTTAGATACAG GACGACGCTGACGCTGCCGCGGCGGGAGACGATCGCCATCCAGCAGCTGTTGCTGCACTACCCCATGATGGCGGACGTGTTCCCCCCGCCCGCGCACCGTCGCCGCTCCCCCGCCTCCTTCCGTCGTACCGTGTACCGCTACAACTTGTGGGCCAGACCACTGCCTGACTTTACTGGCAGGTTTAGAGACTGTTCGCCTGAATTTTACAG GTACAATGACTCTCAAATGCATCGGCTAGTACCGTGGCTGAATAGGGAACtacattatttgttaaatgaaaacattGGACACATTTCCTATGTCATTGCACGAATTTTAGAATTACTCCCTCAGTACCACATCAACTCGTCCGAGTTCAGAGAGACGTTGCAAAGATATTTCGGAGATAGAACTGAACATTTTCTCCACGAGTTATACTGCTTCGCTTCCACGCCCTACGACATGACCGGCTACGATCGCAACGTACAATACACCACGGACACGAGAGTGTCCACGATGGTCAACGAGGTAATATCGAGCTCGGAGTCAGAGGCCAGCGCTGACTCCGACATCGTCATGATCTCAAGTTCCGAGCCGGCCGACCCGCCGCCCGGCCCATCCCGGGCGCCCGCACCGGCTCGCGTACCGGCCCCCGTCTACCCGCAGAACTATATTCCCGAGCCGACGGCCGACAACGTAATTCCCATCGAAACGATATCTCAGTCAGATACAGACGACGACTCATCGGAGGTCATGGTGGTGGGGTACATAAAGCCGCCCCAGGACCGAACGCCGGAGGTCGTCGACCTTCTGGGCTCGGACAGCGACGTGATCGTCCAGGAGAACGCGCCCGCCGAGCCGCCGGGCGACACCACCGACGGCCGGCCCACGCCGCTCGTGAAGCTCACGCTCAAGCGGCAGGTGCCGGACTCCGACAGCGACAGCGCCTACACGCCGTCGCCgtcgccgccgcgcccgcgccgccgcctcGGCTCCGCGCACTCGGCCAGCACGGCCGACACGCGCCGCACCACGCCCTCTCGGGACGACCGCTCCTCCGTCACATCCTACGCCTCCACTTCCTCTTCCCCCGCGTCCTCCTCCTCTACGAACCCCTCCAGCGACTCCGATTGTTCGAGGACCGAGAACAAAAGGAAGAAGTCTCGGAGGAGAATCGAGTATACCGAGAGAAATAGGAGGAAACAGAAAAAACTTTCTCATCGCAGAACCAAAAAGTCTCCTAACACTCCGGCCGGGCGAGAGAAGCGAAGTAAACGTAAATCCCACTCCGGAAAGGGCGTCAAGTCCACGAAGAAGTCAAGCGAGGCTGTTCCCGCCACGGCGTGCGAGGAGCCGCCGCTGCCGAATCTAGACCAGCCCGGCACCAGTGGGACTTCTAGAAATAATAAACGTAAGttagaaaataatgttaatcgTCGCAGATTAAGCCGCGAGAGCAAAAGACTGAGGAGTGTTGTTAACGTAATTAATAGTCAAAAAAACTCTGGTGAGTCGAGTTGTAGTTCAAAATGTAGTTCAACGAATCGAAGttataatacaaacaattttaCGCTGGAGTCAGAGGCGAAACCGGACGATACGGACCGGTCGACGGGCAGCAGCGCACGCGGAATGGTCACGGACTACTCTGATTCCGAGGACGATCTGCCCCTAAATCTTTCTATAGCGAACGCATTCTCTTCACTGTAA
- the LOC113402033 gene encoding NADH dehydrogenase [ubiquinone] 1 alpha subcomplex subunit 5, with amino-acid sequence MGLLKKTTGLVGMAVAPNPHHTLGSLYGKILRTLQKMPESSVYRKYTEQIVKERAAVLKQTKDTYEIETKINCGQAEELIIQAENELNLARKMLIWKPWEPLVAKPPKTQWDWPPTKA; translated from the exons ATGGGGTTACTTAAAAAG acGACAGGCCTTGTGGGCATGGCTGTGGCGCCTAATCCTCATCATACTTTAGGATCACTGTATGGCAAAATTCTCAGAACACTGCAAAAGATGCCAGAGTCATcagtatatagaaaatatactgAACAGATTGTTAAAGAAAGAGCAGCTGTTTTAAAACag acAAAAGACACATATgaaattgaaactaaaataaactgCGGTCAAGCTGAAGAGCTTATCATTCAAGCTGAAAATGAGTTAAATCTGGCACGTAAAATGTTAATCTGGAAACCATGGGAGCCATTAGTTGCCAAGCCTCCAAAGACACAATGGGATTGGCCTCCAACCAAAGCTTAA